The following proteins are co-located in the Flammeovirga kamogawensis genome:
- the bshB1 gene encoding bacillithiol biosynthesis deacetylase BshB1 has product MKLDILVICAHPDDAELSCSGTLIKAIQQGKKVGVVDLTKGEMGTRGTPELRMEEAENASKIMGLAVRDNLGFADFFFKNDAEHQKEVSRIIRKYQPELIITNAPEDRHPDHGKGARLVLDACFMSGLRKIITIENGIEQEPWRPKNVFHMIQSNFLMPDFVVDVTSEWETKVEAIKAFGSQFFVGENADAAPGEPQTFISTPQFMQFLEARAREYGQRVNAQFAEGFIKSAPIKVDDLMQLI; this is encoded by the coding sequence ATGAAATTAGATATATTAGTTATTTGTGCACATCCAGATGATGCTGAATTAAGCTGTTCTGGTACACTCATTAAAGCTATTCAACAAGGTAAAAAGGTTGGAGTAGTTGATCTTACTAAAGGTGAAATGGGCACAAGAGGAACACCCGAACTAAGAATGGAAGAGGCCGAAAATGCTTCTAAAATAATGGGATTGGCTGTACGTGATAACTTAGGGTTTGCGGATTTCTTCTTTAAAAATGATGCAGAACATCAAAAAGAAGTTTCTAGAATAATTCGAAAATATCAGCCTGAATTAATAATAACGAACGCACCAGAGGATAGGCACCCAGATCATGGTAAAGGAGCAAGGTTAGTATTGGATGCTTGTTTTATGAGTGGTTTAAGAAAAATTATCACTATTGAAAATGGTATAGAACAAGAACCTTGGCGACCAAAGAATGTATTTCATATGATACAATCCAATTTCTTAATGCCAGATTTTGTTGTGGATGTTACCTCAGAATGGGAAACTAAAGTGGAAGCGATAAAAGCATTTGGTTCTCAGTTCTTTGTTGGAGAAAATGCAGATGCAGCTCCCGGCGAACCTCAAACATTTATTTCTACTCCTCAGTTTATGCAGTTTTTAGAAGCAAGAGCAAGAGAGTATGGACAAAGAGTAAATGCTCAATTTGCAGAAGGTTTTATAAAATCAGCTCCAATAAAAGTTGATGACTTAATGCAACTTATTTAA
- a CDS encoding YybH family protein has translation MLKYLLITLLSVLFSCSRPNSDTQNLADIEAILLTQEAAWNTADLEGFMNGYLHSDSLLFIGKSGVTKEWDSTLKNYIKGYPDQKAMGKLKFTILKKEILADNVAMVIGKWHLTREAGNLEGHFSLIWKKVDGQWVIIADHSS, from the coding sequence ATGTTAAAATATTTACTGATTACTTTACTATCTGTTCTATTCAGTTGTTCTAGACCTAACTCTGACACTCAAAATTTGGCAGACATTGAGGCAATATTACTTACCCAAGAAGCTGCATGGAATACAGCAGATTTAGAAGGTTTTATGAATGGTTACCTACATTCTGATAGCTTACTTTTTATTGGAAAAAGTGGTGTTACAAAAGAATGGGATTCGACTTTAAAGAACTACATTAAAGGTTACCCAGATCAAAAAGCAATGGGGAAACTAAAGTTCACAATACTTAAGAAAGAGATCTTGGCTGATAATGTTGCTATGGTTATAGGCAAATGGCACCTAACTAGAGAAGCAGGAAACTTAGAAGGCCACTTTTCCTTAATTTGGAAAAAGGTTGATGGACAGTGGGTAATAATTGCAGATCACTCAAGTTAA
- the hflX gene encoding GTPase HflX, whose amino-acid sequence MKKEFHHTKDNKAPRAVLIGLALKDQTVEKAQEYLDELAFLASTLGIETVKTFIQRLDTPDKKTFVGKGKLEEILTFVQAEGIDTIIFDDDLSSAHARNLDREVEDLMIIDRSLLILQIFAMRAKSSQAITQVELAQYQYMLPRLTNLWTHHSRQRGGVGMKGPGETELETDKRIIRDKISLLRKKLKKIETQSDLRRKGRDKQVRVALVGYTNVGKSTIMKRLSKADVFAENKLFATVDSTVRKITMNNVPFLMTDTVGFIRKLPTTLIESFKSTLDEIVEADILIHVVDVSHESFEEHVDVVNKTLVEIKATDKPTLLVFNKVDNFVDKEYPPFEDHPPATLAEWKESYLAKDNNSIFISAAKEEGIEELKLKIFELVSDKFYKIYPNHHSFAYNQLWMNQGGDWAEKFGEASDTEEDED is encoded by the coding sequence TTGAAAAAAGAATTTCACCATACTAAAGATAATAAAGCCCCAAGAGCAGTCTTGATTGGGCTTGCACTTAAAGATCAAACTGTAGAGAAAGCACAGGAGTATTTAGACGAATTGGCTTTTTTAGCAAGTACTTTAGGTATAGAAACAGTTAAAACGTTTATTCAACGTTTAGATACGCCAGATAAAAAGACGTTTGTGGGTAAAGGAAAGCTAGAAGAAATTCTAACTTTTGTACAAGCAGAGGGAATTGATACCATTATCTTTGATGATGACCTTTCGTCTGCACACGCAAGAAACTTAGATAGAGAAGTAGAAGATTTAATGATTATTGATAGATCATTATTAATTCTTCAAATATTTGCCATGAGAGCAAAATCATCTCAGGCGATTACTCAGGTAGAGCTTGCTCAATATCAATATATGTTACCTCGACTTACGAACCTATGGACGCACCACTCGAGACAAAGAGGTGGAGTAGGTATGAAAGGTCCTGGTGAAACAGAACTAGAAACGGATAAGCGTATTATTCGTGATAAAATCAGTTTATTACGTAAGAAGTTAAAGAAGATTGAAACACAATCGGATTTAAGAAGAAAAGGACGTGATAAGCAAGTTCGTGTAGCACTTGTTGGGTATACCAATGTAGGTAAATCAACAATTATGAAACGACTGAGTAAAGCAGACGTTTTTGCAGAAAATAAACTCTTTGCAACAGTAGATTCAACAGTAAGGAAGATTACAATGAACAATGTTCCTTTCTTAATGACAGATACTGTAGGTTTTATTCGAAAGTTACCTACAACTCTTATAGAAAGTTTTAAATCTACTTTAGATGAGATTGTTGAAGCAGATATATTAATACATGTTGTAGATGTATCTCATGAGTCTTTTGAAGAACATGTAGACGTAGTAAACAAAACATTAGTAGAAATTAAAGCTACTGATAAACCTACTTTGTTGGTATTTAATAAAGTAGATAATTTTGTTGATAAAGAATATCCTCCGTTCGAGGATCACCCTCCTGCAACATTAGCAGAATGGAAAGAGAGTTATTTAGCCAAAGACAATAATAGTATTTTTATATCAGCGGCTAAAGAAGAAGGTATCGAAGAATTAAAACTTAAAATCTTTGAACTAGTATCTGATAAGTTTTATAAAATTTATCCAAATCATCATTCCTTTGCTTATAATCAGCTTTGGATGAATCAAGGTGGAGACTGGGCTGAAAAATTCGGAGAAGCTTCTGATACAGAGGAAGACGAAGATTAA
- a CDS encoding class I SAM-dependent methyltransferase, with product MSLINVDKFEQHLKDSLANNSFVRITLSNKRVKENELRSINGKLVELKKGLHLSCLYRYPTKDITKNYPVAEVVEKVMKYLENDFFNADLYTLEADYHLIISPTNSAKLRVKKATSKEKPKLQHDKQKNRIIGTKDNVYLQELGVTTKEFKVKNSMQDKYRQLNKYVEIIDGILKNVDFSENYNVVDMGAGKGYLTFALYDYLTNVVKQKPHVTGVEMRKELVEKCNGIAEKSDFEGLDFKEGTIKDVALPGIDLLIALHACDTATDDAIYRGIKAQSKVIVCAPCCHKQIRKQINPEDSLSKITQFGILKERQAELLTDGIRALIMEAYGYKTKVFEFITTEHTPKNVLVVGVQDEVRDTPKEDVLAQINEIKKIHGINEHHLENLLGMN from the coding sequence ATGAGTCTCATCAACGTAGATAAATTTGAACAACACCTTAAAGATAGTTTAGCAAATAACTCTTTTGTTAGAATTACATTATCAAATAAGCGTGTAAAAGAAAACGAATTACGTTCAATCAATGGTAAGTTGGTAGAACTGAAGAAAGGTTTGCATTTATCTTGTCTTTATAGATATCCAACAAAAGATATTACCAAAAATTATCCAGTAGCAGAGGTGGTTGAAAAGGTAATGAAATATCTAGAGAATGATTTCTTTAATGCAGATTTATATACATTAGAAGCTGATTATCATTTAATAATTTCTCCTACCAATTCTGCAAAATTACGTGTAAAGAAGGCGACTTCTAAGGAGAAGCCAAAATTGCAACACGATAAGCAAAAGAACAGAATAATAGGAACAAAAGATAATGTTTATTTACAAGAACTTGGGGTGACTACAAAAGAGTTCAAAGTAAAAAATAGCATGCAAGATAAGTACCGTCAGCTGAATAAATATGTTGAGATTATTGATGGTATTTTAAAGAATGTAGACTTTTCTGAAAATTACAATGTAGTTGATATGGGAGCCGGAAAAGGTTATCTAACTTTTGCATTGTACGATTATCTTACAAATGTTGTAAAACAGAAGCCTCATGTAACTGGGGTTGAAATGCGTAAAGAATTAGTTGAAAAGTGTAATGGTATTGCAGAAAAATCTGATTTTGAAGGCTTAGACTTTAAAGAAGGTACCATTAAAGATGTAGCTCTGCCAGGTATTGATTTATTAATTGCACTTCATGCATGTGATACAGCTACGGATGATGCAATTTATAGAGGAATTAAAGCACAATCTAAAGTAATTGTTTGTGCACCATGTTGCCATAAACAAATTAGAAAGCAGATTAATCCAGAAGATAGCTTAAGTAAAATTACTCAATTTGGTATTTTAAAAGAACGCCAAGCAGAATTACTTACTGATGGTATTCGTGCGTTAATTATGGAAGCTTATGGTTATAAAACTAAAGTTTTTGAGTTTATCACAACGGAACATACTCCAAAGAATGTTTTAGTTGTTGGTGTACAAGATGAGGTACGAGATACGCCTAAAGAAGATGTTCTTGCTCAGATTAATGAGATTAAAAAGATTCATGGAATCAATGAACATCATTTAGAAAATTTATTGGGGATGAATTAA
- a CDS encoding fibronectin type III domain-containing protein, giving the protein MTIYHLTTIVALFLFGWTNINAQSTKEYCTPQLDASSEWIDRVIVNGKVIQTDQPTNYNYSNAETILLKFGADYSLKLVPGFYNLNSFYEAWSVYIDYNNDGDFNDNNEFIFSVKPTKGAIEKNFKIKENVLDGSYRMRIVMQYNSIPYECETSGYGACKDLEIEIKGASNLTLTPQKITKSSVVLESNDSRSWKEVLMWDNNGNEHIYTFNEKDKTILDLEPNTIYFLKGKRYSDNNYSIISSFITSETDSSHKIIDGGTLNLSTPITLTDASDFGEVYSNNLKDKYSIHLENDSLVIGMKVNYCQLQNYKDYLVVYNSPEFSSNTLDYFLTGDLDKGKTFFTSSSSAYLYFYTNSSKQYEGISLTLFSAIKNENQQFEIAEITSKSVEIEWKNKNKEKYFLEVQNVAKNKFYAFNTTDSTIVIDQLDKESIYKIKIRKEGYAFSREKEFSTKSEAPLLNYISDNTDQSFITSWVSPKTDFHLEVYQENNLIHSFSVSENVFEVVDLENDTNYKIRVRSDDSEWSEFKETRTLNSAIINMSTDTIKQEQFTYTDPNGINGHYQNNQSILQVVKPLNEHYVVTFQPIDFYFENGYDFLKIYNGQDQLLGVLTGNSRDQLMHQIISNDSTGQLKFYFESDYSSNGLGWEANIKSLRRPPKIINQQSTQNSILIEWEKIFSTDQFEVIIYDNFGVLDSLITSDNKILFDELLEDYEYSYSVSLLNGADGERKKILTTATPPIIDKVYEYSTLVELFFEETDKARNKIIEVFENDKLIYNILSSSNRIQLYDLNPNVEYKFRARYVNSLFSDWKSFYINQNNIKEKIRLSKTDTDLQRVLSGEIDIIFESSKLEEDPYIYFNLQGYKNKYNVADQSSNFLVSKYKMVWNEGLKFYFYRLSLTEINELIPNTDSLIGLNIKIHNKEINYQTNEKLLHYPFMINNVSEVFQGDSILELNIQNLDLVKAILLNGDSINFDKINTSKAKIILPELLATTNQKITIINDDFYDKINFDVSGELKLNVPNYSILEKENKIYLLLNKVYGCSNYEFIIKNEFTQDSDTINFSKHGEHKLAVPLLETNYSIYGRAVYNSINKYSEWGEIMHFYAPRITYQNPVVQIDAVTTNAIMLSWDKIKDAELYQIDVLSADSVYSLNTNSTTYNLTELLDSTVYSIRVSTVYKNNEKQLSTYFNVNTLAIEEVEEEAEGETETIKDEISIQLDAFTENTYQISYSTDILYDSLKIAICEDSSFSKSTFSFEEYHQSGAFNLIIDADNKRYIRVKGLIADQEKTEWSNIIVVEPVVTSLETTLLKQIYLIGSDPSLKIEYLKISKTPVSVIKFLIYDSKATLISEGILESDKIPINKNTLQQGMYHIVLIENNKKTHLSFIIQ; this is encoded by the coding sequence ATGACTATCTACCACTTAACTACTATTGTTGCATTATTCTTATTTGGATGGACTAACATTAATGCTCAGTCTACTAAAGAGTATTGTACACCACAACTCGATGCTTCTTCAGAGTGGATAGATCGTGTTATAGTAAATGGGAAAGTTATACAAACAGATCAACCTACTAATTATAATTATTCAAATGCCGAAACAATTCTATTGAAATTTGGAGCTGATTATTCTTTAAAATTAGTACCAGGATTTTATAATCTAAATTCATTTTATGAAGCATGGAGTGTATATATTGACTATAATAATGATGGTGACTTTAATGATAATAATGAGTTTATATTTTCTGTAAAACCAACAAAAGGAGCTATTGAAAAAAACTTTAAAATTAAAGAAAATGTTCTTGATGGTAGTTATAGAATGCGTATTGTTATGCAGTACAATAGTATACCTTATGAATGTGAAACATCTGGGTATGGAGCATGTAAAGATCTAGAGATTGAAATTAAAGGGGCATCTAATTTAACTTTAACTCCCCAAAAAATCACTAAATCAAGTGTTGTTTTAGAATCTAATGATTCTAGATCTTGGAAAGAGGTATTAATGTGGGATAATAATGGAAATGAACATATTTATACATTCAATGAAAAAGACAAAACAATTCTTGATTTAGAACCAAATACGATTTACTTTTTAAAAGGTAAACGTTACTCAGATAATAATTATTCAATCATAAGTTCTTTTATAACCTCAGAAACTGATTCATCGCATAAAATAATTGATGGGGGTACACTAAATTTATCAACACCTATAACTTTAACAGATGCAAGTGATTTTGGAGAGGTGTATTCAAATAATCTAAAAGATAAATATTCTATTCATTTAGAGAATGATTCTCTCGTTATAGGTATGAAAGTAAACTATTGTCAACTTCAAAATTATAAAGATTATTTAGTAGTATACAATTCACCAGAGTTTTCAAGCAATACATTAGACTACTTTTTAACAGGTGATTTAGATAAAGGAAAAACTTTTTTTACAAGCTCTTCTAGTGCTTACTTATATTTTTATACTAATTCATCAAAACAATATGAAGGTATCTCGTTGACTCTTTTTTCAGCTATTAAAAATGAAAATCAGCAATTTGAAATTGCTGAAATTACATCAAAGTCAGTTGAAATTGAATGGAAAAACAAGAATAAAGAAAAATATTTTTTAGAAGTGCAAAATGTTGCAAAAAATAAATTTTACGCATTTAACACTACTGATTCAACTATTGTGATAGATCAATTAGATAAAGAATCTATTTATAAGATTAAAATAAGAAAAGAAGGGTATGCATTTTCTCGGGAGAAAGAATTTTCGACAAAATCTGAAGCTCCTTTATTAAATTATATTTCAGATAACACAGATCAATCATTTATTACTAGTTGGGTATCACCAAAAACTGATTTTCATTTAGAAGTATATCAAGAAAATAATTTAATACATTCATTCTCCGTAAGTGAAAATGTATTTGAAGTTGTTGACTTAGAAAATGATACAAATTATAAAATAAGAGTAAGGTCGGATGATTCTGAATGGTCTGAATTTAAAGAAACGAGAACTTTAAATTCTGCAATTATAAATATGTCAACAGACACAATCAAACAAGAGCAATTTACTTATACAGATCCTAATGGCATAAATGGTCATTATCAGAATAACCAGTCAATACTTCAAGTAGTAAAGCCTCTTAATGAACATTATGTTGTTACTTTTCAGCCCATAGATTTTTATTTTGAGAATGGATATGACTTTTTAAAAATATATAATGGTCAAGATCAATTATTAGGGGTTCTTACAGGTAATTCAAGAGATCAACTTATGCACCAAATAATAAGCAACGATTCTACTGGACAGTTAAAGTTTTATTTTGAAAGTGATTACTCAAGTAATGGTTTAGGTTGGGAAGCTAATATTAAGTCTTTGAGAAGACCACCGAAAATAATAAATCAACAAAGTACGCAAAATTCGATTTTAATAGAATGGGAAAAGATATTTAGTACTGATCAATTTGAAGTAATTATTTATGATAATTTTGGCGTTTTAGATTCATTAATTACTAGTGATAATAAAATACTTTTTGATGAATTATTAGAGGATTATGAGTATTCTTATTCTGTAAGTCTTTTAAACGGTGCTGATGGAGAAAGAAAAAAAATATTAACAACAGCAACTCCTCCTATAATTGATAAAGTATATGAATATTCAACTTTAGTAGAATTGTTTTTTGAAGAAACTGATAAGGCTAGAAATAAAATAATTGAAGTATTTGAAAATGATAAATTGATATATAATATATTATCATCAAGTAATAGAATACAGCTATATGACTTAAATCCTAATGTTGAATATAAATTTAGAGCTAGGTATGTCAATTCATTATTTTCTGATTGGAAGTCATTTTATATTAATCAAAATAATATAAAAGAAAAGATAAGGTTATCAAAAACGGATACTGATCTTCAAAGGGTATTATCAGGTGAAATTGATATAATTTTTGAATCATCAAAATTAGAAGAAGACCCATATATTTATTTTAATCTTCAAGGATATAAGAATAAATATAATGTAGCAGATCAAAGTTCTAATTTCTTAGTATCAAAGTATAAGATGGTATGGAATGAAGGACTGAAATTTTACTTTTATAGATTAAGTCTAACAGAAATAAATGAGTTAATACCTAATACAGACTCATTAATAGGCTTAAATATTAAAATTCATAATAAAGAAATAAATTATCAAACTAATGAAAAACTACTACATTATCCATTTATGATTAACAATGTATCAGAGGTTTTTCAGGGTGATTCAATTTTAGAGTTAAATATCCAGAACTTGGATTTAGTGAAAGCTATTTTATTAAATGGTGACTCTATAAATTTTGATAAAATAAATACGAGTAAGGCTAAAATTATATTACCTGAATTATTAGCAACTACTAATCAAAAAATAACGATAATTAATGATGATTTTTATGATAAAATAAATTTTGATGTGAGTGGTGAGCTCAAATTGAATGTTCCAAATTATTCTATTTTAGAAAAAGAAAATAAGATTTATCTCCTATTAAATAAAGTATATGGATGTTCTAATTATGAGTTTATAATAAAAAATGAGTTTACACAAGATTCTGATACTATTAATTTTTCTAAACACGGAGAACATAAGTTAGCGGTACCTTTGTTAGAGACTAATTATAGTATTTATGGAAGGGCAGTTTATAACTCTATAAATAAATATTCTGAATGGGGTGAGATTATGCATTTTTATGCCCCAAGAATAACCTACCAAAACCCAGTTGTTCAAATAGATGCAGTAACAACAAATGCTATTATGTTAAGTTGGGATAAGATAAAAGATGCTGAGTTGTATCAAATAGATGTTTTATCAGCTGATTCTGTATATTCCTTAAATACGAATTCAACCACTTATAATCTTACAGAATTACTTGATAGTACAGTATATTCAATTAGAGTTTCAACAGTTTATAAAAATAACGAGAAGCAATTATCTACATATTTTAATGTGAATACATTGGCTATAGAAGAGGTAGAAGAAGAAGCTGAAGGAGAAACGGAAACTATTAAAGATGAAATATCAATACAATTAGATGCATTTACCGAAAATACTTACCAGATTTCATATAGCACAGATATTTTATATGATTCCCTTAAAATTGCAATTTGTGAAGATTCTTCTTTCAGTAAATCAACCTTTAGTTTTGAGGAGTATCATCAATCTGGTGCATTCAATTTAATTATAGACGCTGACAATAAACGTTATATAAGAGTAAAAGGATTAATAGCTGATCAAGAGAAAACAGAATGGTCTAATATTATAGTTGTGGAACCAGTAGTAACTAGTTTAGAAACAACTTTATTAAAACAGATATATTTGATAGGTTCTGATCCTTCATTAAAAATAGAGTATTTAAAAATATCAAAAACACCTGTGTCAGTTATTAAATTCTTGATTTACGACTCAAAAGCAACACTTATATCAGAAGGTATTTTGGAAAGTGATAAAATACCAATCAATAAAAATACTTTACAACAAGGAATGTATCATATAGTTTTAATTGAAAACAATAAGAAAACCCATTTATCATTTATAATTCAATAA